The sequence TTTATTACATCTTTTTCCCAATACGGAcgtctttttatactttttattctgGTAACAATATGGAGTTTATGAGGGTGCTGTGGATCCCCACCATATTTTTCATGATCTTCAGGTGAAGGCTGAAACACCTAGAAAGGAAGAATCAGTGgtaaattttcaatttatataatttatatgtacctccttttttccctaaaaacaCCCCCCAAATAACTACATAATGATGTTATCCTTGATCTTTCTATAATCCTCAACCTCAAACTGAACATTTCTACTAGTCTAATTACTTAGATAGGTGGAATCGAAGAATTTCATACtcttaagaaaaatatcacacaGGCAaggattttgggtttttttgaagGGCAAGGCAGGAGCAACCAGATGACTCTAAAGAACTTGGATGGGCATTGTGggaatttcttcctttcctattccTGGGACATCCTGGTGGCTGCTTTTGGTTGGGGCTGTCCCGTACCTAAGGCAGGGAGACGGTGGTCAcgaaaaagacaaaaattcacTAGAGTAGACCAATTCTAGGCTCTAACTTGTTATGAAAACTGGAAAGTATGTGCTGGGGTACAAGCAGACTCTGAAGATAATCATACCATTCAAAGCACAACTGGTCATCCTCTCGAACAACTGTCCTGCCTTGAGGAAATCAGAACTAGAATACTATGGCATGTTGGCCAAGACTGGCATCTATCACTACAGTGCAATAATATTGAATTGGGCCCAGTGTGTGGAAAATACTACAGAGTATACACACTGGCTATCACTGATCCAGGTGATTCTGTTATCATTAGAAGAATACCAGAACAGACTAGTGAAAAGTACATCGTGcgaaatttttctttaataaaactgGCCAGTGCTcggtttaaaaacaaacaaacaaacaaaaaaataaaaataaagaccttGGATGCTAGGAGAATGTATTAGCACTATATGAACTGCACCCCCTACCCCTATTCAAATGGAGGAACAAGCATGTAAgtctaaaatgacaataaaacatGAATATGATTTAAATGTACAAAGTACTATGAGAATACAGACAAATGGCTGCCTATGAAAGATCAGAAACAGCTCTACAGAGCTGACATTTGAGCTAATTCTCTAATGATTAAAAGGTTCTAGGAAGCTGAAGCTATCCCAGAAAAACTTCTAAGTATATAAAATTTCCATTAAGTATATCAAAAACTTAAAGTACATCCATGTTCCTCAATAgactaaataaattatgatgcatacattctaaataaaactaataataaaatttaaaaatatgatataacTAAACAAATTATAATGTATCCTACTGGATACAATGCAGACACTAAAACAAGTAAGGTTCACTATCTTGCAGGTACTAACATTAAGATGACCATAATACattacttagccctggctggcgtagctcagtggattgagcgcgggctgtgaaccaaagtgtcgcaagttcaattcccagtcagggcacatgcctaggttgcaggccacagcccccagcaaccacacattgatgtttctctctttctctctttctccctcccttccctctctaaaaataaataaataaaatctaaaaaaaaatacattactgagaaaaacaaataacccccccccccaagaacaaaacaaacaaacctttccACACCGCTAGGTATAGAAGGGTCTTCTTGCATTTGTTTCATCTGTAccatatatgtgatatatattatCTGATTCTAAGAATTATATTAGGGTCCAGAAGAAGTaagacctgcttgagtgtgattggtagggtaataacatgagtgtaataatttatagttttaatttgaacatttcacctaaaatgtcatatggtgtgcttgagcatgatattgctatgttacagaattacatgcttatgattctgtaataaaagaggagcgttatttgtgccagaccccactgtgtatgtgtatgcttACATATGTACAAAAGTTGCAAAgacatgtttctgtccctctctttctccctctcttcccttctctttaaaaataaatatataattaaaattcagagataatttttaagagaggaagagaaatagcaatgtgtggttgcatgtTGTgtgcttcctactggggacctggcccacaacccaggcatgtgccctgactgggaatcgaactggtgaccttttggttcacatgctgcggtgctcaatccactaagccacatcagccagggctaaataaagaaaatcttttaaaaacaatgtagcTTTCATTATTTCCAGAACCTGTTTTGTTTCCTAAGACCCCAGACACTTCTTTAATGGAAAACaacttaatatttataaattcatgTTTTTCCTGAGTTCTAGCCAGAGATTTTCTAGTTAACTTGTGATTTATCTCTCTTTGGATTAAAATACAGTTGACTAAAAAacgaagaaaaaaaaagaaaaagagctatCAAGTCATGGCAAGACATCAAGGCTCCTTAACTTCTTACTGCTAAGTGAACAAAGCCAGTCTGAAAGGGTTACATACTGTATTATCTGACTTATATGACActctagaacaggcaaaactatagacagtaaaatgatcagtggttgccaggcaTTGGGGGATGAGGAGGAGGGATGAAGAGGCATAGCACcgagaatttttagggcagtgaaactattccgTATGATATGTAATGGTGGATATAGGACACTATATATTTGTCAAAGCCTACAGTGTACAACCCAAAGAGTGAACCCTGATGTTAGTTATAGACTTGTTAATAATAATGTGCCAATATTGGTTCATCGATTTAATAAATGTCTACTAATGTAAGATACTGATAGGATAActgtgtatgtgggggagggactATATGGGacttctctgtactttctgttctatttttctctaaacctaaaacttctctaggaaataaagtctatttatttaaaaaacaatgcaaaacaaaaatcagtgggggggggggggcctaaCCACTGATCTTTGAAAAAATGATACATACACATAAACCTAACAGAGGCCTCAAAGATCAAAGTGGTAACAGTCAATATAGTAAAGGAGTATGAAgagccacagagacagagtttagGAGCAGGAGGAAGACTATTTTCTCTGGACAATGGTgatatgaaaatacaaaatattaaggGGAGAAAATCATATATGGTAATAAACAGATTCTAAGATGATTAAAACCCACTACTTGGAAGGCAAGTggcacatgtttatttttaataatcatttataTAAATCCTTCTACATTCTAAACTCTGCACTACTACCTACATCCACAAGTGACTTAACATAAGAATTTTCAATATTACAAAGAtaagaacctttaaaaataacatacttaaaaatagtaacattaaaaaaaacccttgttCTTACTTTATCTGGAATTCTTGACTTGGTAAATTTATGACGAATCCAATCTGTACAAACAAGAGACTCCACACCTTTTGTCAGAGtctaaaatatgatataaaacaTTAGTTTTTTAGACGTCTATCTAGTGCAGAAATTCATACTCACCAATTTCGAGGTGACAAGAAGTCTGTTTTTACTTAAGCTgtaatttttacatgtttatctCAGCCCCCAACATGAATCTAACCACTAACATGTAAAACAAATGCACATAATTATAGACTTCTATATCAGGCATTGGCAATATTTTTTTGTACAGGACTAGGTAGTAAATGTTTCTAGGTTGGGGCTATATGGTTTCCATTGTCAAGTTTCAACTCTGCCACTATAGGGCAAAAATAGAAAGGGGCtcggctgtgttccaataaaactttagtTACAAAAAAGGTAGTGTGCTGCATTTGGCCTACAGGGCGTAGTTTTGCCAACCTCTGCTCTAGACAATTCACCTTCAACAATACAACataaaagaaaagtcaaatgAGTGTCCAGTTTTCTTTCTAGTCCCCAAAATTCCATCACTCCTAGTTCCTATCTCTTGTTCCCTTCCTATAATCCTCCAGGCTTGTTTCTCTGTctgcaaaagagaaagaagtcaggGCCAATCCTTCATACCAGGAAACTCTCCTTTGGACAGGCAAGAATTATTCCCATCATGCCCTCCCTATACTGCAGAGATGGcatgaacaaacaacaagagcagaaggaggaggggatggggaagacaaaggaaaaacacaggtttGTACATGCCACCGACACTGGGCTTCTGTGCCTACCAGCTGTGAGAAATGAACAACCTTTCAGAGGGTCAGTTTCCTCAACCATAAGAAGGAAATAATGCTGACCACATGGGATTAATCTGAGGTTAAGGCAATGTATGTAAAGCACCTGACATTACTATTAACTACAGCAGAAGGTCTATATCTAGACTGTGGCCCTCACGAATAGGTTAGGCTGCACCACCACAGTTTCTAAAAGAAAGACTTGAAGGAATGATATGACAGTATGAACATTAATGGTCTCTGGgagattgtttttcttctttctgcttttctatagttttctgatttTCTAAGATTAAATGTACTCTTTTCataattgaagggaaaaaaatccctaaaactttaaaaagattaagtCAGACCAAGGGGAATCAATGTTGGCCATTTTTTAGCAGCATATTCTCCAGGAAAAGATCTTTAGTGATTCCAAATGTTTAGAGATAACAACAGATAAGccataaataagcaaaattaaccctcaacattaaaaataaattaacatataaattaGTTAAGTTTTACTTGCTCATATGTTGTGTtcattagaaaagagaaagaaaaattttaaagaaatagaaaaaaaagattagtcTCGAAAAGAAACACTTACATGTAGTTTTCCTGGGGGCCTCTGAACTATTGAGCGCAAAATCGCAGCCATGAGTGCAGTGACTGTCCTCTGCAGGGGCTGTGAAAAGTAGAGAACAGGTCTGTGGGTCAAATCTGTCTCGGAAATGAACAGGTCTCCTCTCTGTTTAAAAAATGCAGCAAGTTAATTGTAAACTTGATTGAAATTTAAGAGTTAAATATTGGTTATTTTAATACAATAAGAGAAAGAGTTAAGGTATGGTAAATATTGTATTCAGAGTTCAGCAAAACCATGGGtagtaattatatattaaaaccaCATCCCATTTTCACCAAACGAGTTAGAGCCTCTGTTGCTTAAACAAAAATGGAGCAATGAGGGttactatcatttaaaaaatcttcttcaacaatgagggggaaaaaagaatgctttgtcatagaatcaaaaaaaaattaaagagctaACGGGACTGAAGAAATGCCTACTCATTTTAGTAGAAATGACAACCCTCTTACTTTATGTAGGAGGAAAATGAATTCCAGAAAGTTCAAGCACTCACATAAGGGCACCCAACTATCCAAGCAAGTATATCATCTGAAACTCAATTCCATTAATAGCTAGTTCAGTGCATTTTCACTAAATCATaacccctctctgtaaaaaagtaaagcagagttctcttttttgcttatttgtattttttaaactattcttaACAAACACACATTGCTTCCATGACTGAAAAAGTCATGTCTATTTAGACACATAATGATTATAGCCCACTACACTGACATATTCTGAGCAGAAAGATAAGGTGCATGACTTCAGACCTCAAACATTACAATACAACTTAACAGTTTCTAGTTCAAATCAGCCACTGATTGCTTGGCTGGTTGTTATGCATATTTTGTACTGAGGCTTTCTTAGAAGAGATGCTTAGTCCTCTGGCCCTCCTAATCAAATAGgtaatgcaaaattattttctctaccaTACTTCTGCCTCCTAAACATTATATATAGTACTAACCCAATTCATTTAGCTTCATACTTTGTTAAATCTTTCCCTTATCACTTAGAATTCAATAAAAGCCTCCTAATTGGCCTACCTGCTTCCATTCCAACTTCCGTATAAAGTCTTTTCTCCATAGCAGCAATCATCTCATTAAGCCCTAAATCATATCATGTCAACTCCTCAGCTCAAAACCTTCCAAAGAGCCAGGTTTGTCACTTGGAGGAGGTTACACATAAGGGAAGGCTAGAATGATCCCTATGGTCCACTGACATTGGATTAGAGCTGGAACTCAGCTTCAGCTCAGTAGATACTGATACCATACCATAGATACCAGTAGATGCTGATACCATAGATACTGATGGATATAGACAAAATTATACACATGGATGCAACATGGATTGTTCTGTTACCCCAGAGGACCTAAAAGGAATGGCATCCCAGTAAAAATGACCACACCCAGTGACCACATCTTAGTTTGTAATAGAATTCTCTAATGAAAGGAACCAGGGTTCCTTGGAGAAACAGTAAAGGGCTGCAGCAGGGGATATATAAAGGCGAGTCTGGAACACCTTGTAGTGTTAGAAAGGtacactcaaaaaataaaaatgacacggGGATACCAAAGGGACATAGGAGCCGACTAAAAGAGCTCCCAATGGCTAAAGCTGGAATAATATGAGCCACAAAATAAGCAACAAAATACCGGTTTATAatccaaattataaaataaccatGAGTACACACTGACAtaattaagtgaataaatgaaactaatgagaagaaacaaatcttcctttacagaagaattccaaatagtTTATGGTTGAGCAAAACCACTCACCCCTGAAGTGTGGGCTATGTTCAATGTCAGAGGACAATTTAGCAAGGGAAGAAACTAACACTACACTAGAGAAACCTGACAAATGGCCAGCCAGGTGATAAAGATTAACATCAACTGTGATAAAGGTCAAGTTACTAGCCTGTACCCTGGATATGATAGAAAGAGAATGGCACTTCACCTCCATCCATAGTCTTCTTCCCAAAACCCCATAACACCCCTCTTAAGAGACAAACATCAAACTCTAATTGAGGGATATTGTACAAAATACGTGACTGCCTCAAAATTGTCAAGGCCATGATAAACAGAAAAGTCTGAGAAGTTGTCATAGTCAGGAGCCTAAGAAGGCATGATGACTAAATGTAGTAATGTAGTATTTTGGATGGGATTCTGGAACAGTAAAGGGACATcaggtaaaaactaagaaaatgtgaACAAAGTATGAACTTTTGTTAATAATGTATCAACCAATGTTGGTTCATCAATGatactaatgtaagatgttaataaaagGGGAGGCTAGACATGGAGCATACAGGATCTCTGTGCTATCTTCACAAGTTtctaaaatctaaaactattctaaaattaaatttatgtattaaaaactggaaaaccagccctggctggcgtagctcagtggattgagctcgggctgcaaaccaaagtgtcgcaggtttgattcccagccagggtacattcctgggttgaaggccataacccccagcagccacacattgatgtttctctctctctatcctctctctaaaaataaataaataaaatctttaaaaaaaaaaaaaactggaaaacctCCAATGCCTGTCCATTTCAATCAGAGTGATAACCAGTCCATATCCCCCACTGTTTGGACTCAATAGCCAATTAATTAGTCTCTTGCTCAATTGCTAAACACATTGGTCCCCTTGCTGGTTCTGGAACTCACCGGCTAGGCATACTCCCTGGTACTGGCTGTTCCTGCTCCTGATATTCACATGGTTAATTCCCTTACTTCCTTCAATTTTTGGCTCAAATCTCATCTTTTTAATAAGATCTACTCTGATGccattatttaacattttgacCCACAACACAGTCATCAGCACTCCTAGCCCCTCTTCTTCTACTTCATTTTCGTTCCATAGCACTTATCTTCTTATATAATTTAACTTAAGTTGTTGTTTATTGTTGATCTCGACCCAATAACATGTTAGTTCCAATAGAGCAAGAATCTTTaaagtttgttctgtttttggtctgttttgtCTATTCACATGTATCCCAAACATCTACCTAAAGCAGCATCTGATatgtagtagatgctcaattaatttttgctttgaaCAGATTTCATTCATTGGTATGAAATTTCAGTTACAGACTTCAGAAGGTGTAACAGTCAAAAGTTATGTTTTAGCAAAGGTTATTCTTAGTAATTAGGCATGTAATTCTTGGACCTTGAAACAATTATATTATCTCCTCTTgcacaataactttttaaatcaaaagcattattttttccttttttattgaatttattgggatgccactagttaacaaaattatacagctGTACAATTTCacgatacatcatctgtacactgtattgtgtgtttatcaccTCAAGTAATAACTTTTCTCTTGCATTAATgcaaaaataggaaaatacatGCATCATATGAAAAGCAGgatctttatttccattttaaaaaatgtttgtgaatGCGAGTGTGTACACAGAAAAACTGGAAGGCTATCAGAAAAAACATTAACATCACCTCCCCAACCCTAccctcttggggggggggggggcaggctcccATGGCAATTTTTCCGCTTTCCTCCCGTAAAGTCTGAGAgtatttttgttgtcctttttatAATGACCATGAATGCaactgttcttaaaaaaaaaaacccacaaaactattttctttcctaaaaagaCATCTATATTATGATAAGGAGGGGGGCGAgcattaataaaaatgacaaatacaaAATTCCCCTTCCGATAAACCGAAATCTGAAGGCAAGAAATACTTCTTTCAACTCCTAACGCCTTACAAGAACTAGGCAGGCTAAGTGCCTTTTGGCAAAAATACGCAGCACAAGCAGTTTTCGGTGGGTGGCGGCCAAAAACATGGTTGCAAAAATCACAGCTTTCAGTAAAATGCCAAATATTTTAACTGCTAACTTCGGAAAGTGCACCTTCTAAAATGCAGCgacttaaaaataaagcaatttttaaaatcttcattaaCAGCCAATTAAATGCTGATGCCCAATGGGAAGCTagagttatgaataaagcagagGCATAGAAAAGGCTAAATTCAAACTTTAGTTTCCTTCCCTGGGCTTTGCAGCCCAGGCGGTTCCGCCCCTGAACTTGGAGCATCCGGCTCACTCAAAAAGCGGTGTGTCCCGGAATCCCTCCAACCAGGAAACGGGATCAGGTCGGCCAATGGCTTTCTGGAAGGCAAAGGGACACTGCCGGACACAGGCCCATTTAGGTTACTGTGACCCGCAAACGCAAATAGGGAAAATCAACGCGCATCTACATACGGTTCCCAGGTACGTATGTACTCCCGGCAAGAATGTAATAGTTTTGGCCAGGTATTCCCCACTCACTAGCTGTTGCTAAATATTAAGCCTGAACTTACCCGCGGACAGGAAGCTGAACAGAGAAGAGACCATGAAGTGCTACACTCATAGGCTGCCGTCACAGTACGCGCAAAACGTGGCACTTTTGTTCCGGCTGAGTCCCTCCCACTCAAggacctaaagaagacagaacaaACATGCTGTGTCACGTGATCGCTCCCGGAAGCGCGGCAGACTAGTCCTGCTGTGGCTGGGTTTGAGATTGAGACCCATTTCCAGAATTATGGCAAAATCTGGGCGGGGGCTGGATTCCGAGAGCGTAGCTGCAGCCACTGTGCTAAAGCGAGCGGTGGAGCTAGATTCCGAGTCCCGATACCAGCAGGCTCTGGTGTGTTACCAGGAGGGGATTGACCTGCTCCTGCAGGTTCTAAAAGGTGAGCAATGAACCGTGGAGGGAGAATTACAAGAAAAGGCGCAGCTCCCCGCTGTGTCGGGGGTGTAGTGTTAGAGTTAATGATTTCTGTGCACCACGAGGAAGCAAATACAGAAAGTGACACATTTTACAGGTACACTATCTTTACTAGATTGATGTCATTAAGAAACGGGGTACTACTATAGATTTTTAAGAGATGTAACCAAATGGAATATATAAGCCTTGGTAGGACTTGTGTTTGAACAACACTGTatagaagacattaaaaaatttgTCCTCACTCAGGACatcttatttttattggttttagagagagaaaggaagggagagaggattGGTAGACTCCTCTGGCGCGCAGACTCCTGATCGTAGTGCCTGGGCAGGGCACCAATCCCCTCAACCTGGGCTTGagctctgactggaaatcgaaaCCACCACCTTCGCGTAACTGGGCGGCGCTCctaccagctgagccacactggccaggtctaGAAGATATTTTTTTGCGAGATTGGACCAGATCGGGCGCGTTCAGGATGGTATGGCCCTAGActagaagacatttttaaatcaattggGAAAATTAGAATGTGGATTGGTAACATTAATATTACTAGCTTTGCTAGGCAGTCGGGTttcttcaaaaactttttaattttaattttttaaaaactttttaatttttagagatacAGACCGAAGTACTTCGGGAGGAAGCGTGGCAACGACGCTAACAATTTTAAAACCTAGGTTCTGTGTAATAAGGATGTTTATTACACTGTTAATCTTTTTGTTTAAACAgtttaattaaaagtaaacaaaaataaaatcacatagttGTAGAAGAGAAAGGTTTTTCTCGTGAGAAATAGGCTAACTGGTTGATATTCCGTGTGACAAATGCTAAATAGGTTGTGGGTGGGGACGGTGAGACTGTTACGTAATTATTCATTGTCGTGAAGTACCCAAATAACCTGAACACCAGCGCAATCTTTGGTACTTGTAGACACCCAGTAACTTACAAATTAAGACCAGCCTGTTTCCCTCATCTTTTCGCCTGTTTATAAAGTTAAGTGTTACAGGAGTTTTGAGACAGCAGAGGGCACTCTTCACTCTTCGGTGCTTCCCTCAACTATAAAACTGCCTTGTGTGGGACCCATTTAATGACTGTGAGGATGATAACAATGAGTATTATCATTC is a genomic window of Phyllostomus discolor isolate MPI-MPIP mPhyDis1 chromosome 6, mPhyDis1.pri.v3, whole genome shotgun sequence containing:
- the MRPL30 gene encoding 39S ribosomal protein L30, mitochondrial isoform X1 — translated: MAAILRSIVQRPPGKLHTLTKGVESLVCTDWIRHKFTKSRIPDKVFQPSPEDHEKYGGDPQHPHKLHIVTRIKSIKRRPYWEKDVIKMLGLEKAHTPQVHKNIPSVNAKLKVVKHLIRIRPLRLPQGLPKEEDMAHTCLKSTGELVLQWRLSPMDQEAISPNARAVSD